Proteins from one Calditrichota bacterium genomic window:
- a CDS encoding LamG domain-containing protein, which translates to MIRLRIVLSFMLIIAWSCENNSPLNNDSQKPGDVSLSIDMTLAPTKVSGLKGLLERDGFESISFEFIITDNQAVAEVENIVHGEWELSVHAVDEDGNIIYQGSTKVNINPGEVTTVHLHLDTTTGNLKIIVTWGDWPTRPVAYYPFNSSASDKSGNENHGEVIGAILTEDRLGKPNSAYAFDGFDDYIDIGNNPILKPQFPIAVSTWINIKSFEDHNPIFTNNFDDGEYFGIWFYALSTKRVSLMFGNGGPAGPYSRRGYYTKDEVLKTNEWIHVVGIMRSPDDMDIYIDGNKAELIESTGLSDSTSLVYNNNPASIGRGDGTITVGNTNYFHGKIDELYIFNTTLSQNMIDKLLNSNN; encoded by the coding sequence ATGATACGTTTAAGAATAGTTCTTTCTTTCATGCTTATTATCGCTTGGTCCTGTGAAAACAACAGTCCACTAAACAATGATTCACAAAAACCTGGTGATGTCTCCCTATCTATTGATATGACGCTTGCTCCGACAAAAGTTTCTGGACTAAAGGGTCTGCTTGAGCGTGATGGGTTTGAATCTATTTCGTTTGAATTTATAATTACAGATAACCAAGCCGTTGCAGAAGTTGAAAATATTGTTCATGGTGAATGGGAGCTGTCTGTCCATGCTGTTGATGAAGATGGAAATATTATTTACCAGGGATCAACCAAAGTAAATATTAATCCGGGTGAAGTGACTACAGTCCATTTGCACCTAGATACAACAACAGGAAATCTGAAAATTATTGTTACCTGGGGAGATTGGCCAACCAGGCCGGTAGCATATTATCCTTTTAACAGCAGCGCATCTGACAAAAGTGGAAACGAAAATCATGGTGAAGTGATTGGTGCAATATTGACGGAAGACCGTTTAGGAAAACCAAATAGTGCATACGCGTTTGATGGCTTTGACGACTATATCGATATAGGCAACAATCCTATTTTAAAACCTCAATTCCCAATAGCTGTTTCCACCTGGATAAATATTAAATCGTTTGAAGATCATAATCCAATTTTTACCAATAATTTTGACGACGGGGAATATTTTGGAATTTGGTTTTATGCTTTATCCACCAAACGAGTTTCACTAATGTTTGGGAATGGTGGCCCAGCAGGACCTTACAGCAGAAGAGGGTATTATACAAAAGATGAAGTATTAAAAACCAATGAGTGGATCCATGTAGTTGGTATTATGCGAAGCCCTGACGATATGGATATTTATATCGACGGCAATAAAGCAGAACTTATAGAATCTACCGGATTAAGTGATTCAACATCGCTGGTTTATAATAACAACCCTGCTTCAATAGGCAGAGGTGATGGCACCATCACTGTAGGTAATACTAACTATTTCCATGGTAAAATTGACGAATTGTATATTTTTAATACAACACTATCTCAAAACATGATTGATAAATTATTAAATTCAAATAATTAA
- a CDS encoding oligosaccharide flippase family protein, with protein sequence MNISQIKKFTKTEFFRNVAVLFSGSTLAQAIPLLISPILSRIYLPADFGEQSLFVSTYTVLTIIACLRYDVAIMLPKREQQARQLVVSTVSLSFIFSMIVLIIISLFYNQILEIFNLSGSAYWLYLVSISIFLKNFIQSSIYFQNRKKNFKIVAKSKVYQTLMASTVTLTAGLLWNPGSLGLIGGKISGLLQNFSYFTIKQFRELLKRENYNFKRIRVLLRRYKFFPYFSVANGFLNTLSVQLPVFLLLSFYDTVIAGFYAFGYRLIIMPLNLVSQSIKDVYFQKITEFHNENKRLWPIIRKSYLSLIKIVIAPFLALFFLIPPLFTIVFGENWTTSGEYIQIILPWLFMLFINTPMNTIPAILNKQHFLLIYNFFLVIFRFVGLYIGYAIFNDAYISLLLFSGIGVIFNIIFIIIVYFLTRKKLNEN encoded by the coding sequence ATGAATATTTCACAAATAAAAAAATTTACAAAAACAGAATTTTTTAGGAATGTGGCCGTTCTTTTTTCCGGCTCCACCCTTGCACAGGCCATTCCGCTTTTAATCAGCCCCATTTTATCGCGCATTTATCTCCCGGCAGATTTTGGCGAGCAGTCCCTGTTTGTAAGTACCTATACGGTTTTAACTATTATAGCCTGTTTACGTTATGATGTAGCTATTATGTTACCAAAAAGGGAGCAACAGGCCAGGCAATTAGTTGTTTCAACGGTTTCATTATCATTTATATTTTCGATGATTGTCTTAATAATCATCTCACTGTTTTACAATCAGATTCTTGAAATTTTTAATTTATCAGGATCTGCTTATTGGCTATACCTCGTTTCGATCTCTATTTTTTTAAAGAACTTTATTCAGAGTAGTATCTATTTTCAAAACCGGAAGAAGAATTTCAAAATAGTTGCTAAAAGCAAAGTGTACCAAACATTAATGGCATCTACCGTTACACTTACTGCTGGTTTGCTTTGGAATCCGGGCAGCCTTGGTTTAATAGGAGGTAAGATTAGTGGGCTGTTGCAAAATTTTTCTTACTTTACCATCAAGCAATTTAGGGAGCTTCTTAAACGTGAAAATTATAACTTCAAACGTATAAGAGTTTTACTAAGAAGATATAAGTTCTTTCCTTACTTTAGCGTAGCAAACGGGTTTTTAAATACTCTCTCAGTTCAGTTGCCCGTATTTTTGTTATTGTCATTCTATGATACGGTTATTGCCGGTTTCTATGCTTTTGGGTATCGGTTGATTATAATGCCATTAAATCTCGTCAGCCAGTCAATCAAAGATGTCTATTTTCAAAAGATAACAGAATTTCACAATGAAAATAAACGCCTATGGCCAATTATTAGAAAAAGCTATCTGAGCCTTATTAAAATTGTTATTGCACCATTTCTCGCACTCTTTTTTCTAATCCCGCCATTATTTACAATTGTTTTTGGTGAAAATTGGACAACCTCCGGAGAATATATCCAAATAATATTGCCATGGTTGTTCATGTTATTTATTAATACACCAATGAACACAATACCTGCAATATTAAACAAACAACATTTCCTGCTTATTTATAATTTTTTCCTGGTAATTTTTCGGTTTGTGGGTTTGTACATTGGATATGCCATTTTTAATGATGCCTATATATCACTCCTTCTTTTTAGTGGTATTGGTGTAATATTTAATATCATATTTATAATAATTGTTTACTTCCTAACAAGAAAAAAATTAAATGAAAATTGA
- a CDS encoding asparagine synthase, translating to MKIELKNNKGFDWFHSENLHAKGYAFVGNELIINDAWVSYFEDTESSEDFHRKVCECNGFFAIVLKLEKETLVAVDHIRSFPLFYSPELNVVSDMAENLVSNFKEYQINKSASREFFSTGYVTDKDTLINGLYQAQAGEITIINSERIQRKVYYDHIHMTEEEFSEGEYLKKLNSVFVNTFTRLQTLYADKTIVISLSGGYDSRILAFMCKIMGIKDVICFTYGAKNDDDVIKAHYIAGKLGFPIHFVNYSKGSRQLYQSQLSKDYDSYAFNYVSIPHIQDFQALNYLLEENKIPQNSVVISGHCGDFISGRHLENIITNKQNPAPEDMADEIIRLQYSIFKLTKEEKNVFKNKILSLIPKSKRIDYGTVYENWIWKERMAKFLVNSIRAYEFFDLKWHLPLWDKELAEFFLALPKKYRQNQSLYRKYIETLFPDIKINIKKVPKLYWMRDIKFKRYCLLELIRMLKLSLYFSDFTKPDRRTIHKLNLVRFIKFLEK from the coding sequence ATGAAAATTGAACTTAAAAATAACAAGGGTTTTGATTGGTTTCATTCAGAAAATCTGCATGCTAAGGGATATGCCTTTGTTGGGAATGAGCTTATTATAAATGATGCGTGGGTTTCCTATTTTGAGGATACAGAATCGAGCGAAGATTTTCATCGAAAGGTTTGCGAGTGTAACGGCTTTTTTGCGATTGTCTTAAAACTGGAAAAGGAAACATTAGTAGCTGTGGATCACATTCGTTCATTTCCTCTTTTTTATTCGCCGGAGTTGAATGTAGTTTCCGATATGGCGGAAAATTTAGTATCTAACTTTAAAGAATATCAAATAAATAAATCAGCTTCTCGAGAGTTTTTCTCGACAGGTTATGTAACAGATAAAGATACGTTAATTAATGGATTGTATCAGGCACAGGCTGGAGAAATTACCATAATCAATTCGGAGAGGATTCAGCGCAAAGTTTATTATGATCATATTCACATGACCGAAGAGGAGTTTAGCGAAGGGGAATACTTAAAAAAACTTAATTCTGTTTTTGTTAATACATTTACTCGTCTGCAAACACTTTATGCTGACAAAACAATCGTTATCTCCTTAAGTGGTGGATATGATTCTCGCATCCTTGCTTTTATGTGTAAGATTATGGGAATCAAAGATGTTATTTGTTTTACTTATGGCGCAAAAAACGATGATGATGTTATAAAAGCCCATTATATTGCAGGAAAACTTGGCTTTCCAATTCATTTTGTTAATTATTCAAAGGGTAGTCGTCAGTTATATCAATCACAGCTATCAAAAGACTATGATAGCTATGCATTCAACTATGTTTCGATTCCACATATCCAGGATTTTCAGGCACTAAACTACCTATTGGAGGAAAATAAAATTCCGCAAAACAGTGTAGTTATATCTGGGCATTGTGGGGACTTTATATCCGGCCGCCATTTGGAAAACATCATTACAAATAAGCAAAATCCAGCTCCAGAAGATATGGCTGATGAAATAATCAGACTTCAATATTCAATTTTTAAACTTACAAAGGAAGAGAAAAATGTATTTAAAAATAAGATTCTATCTTTAATACCAAAATCGAAAAGAATAGATTATGGTACTGTTTATGAAAATTGGATATGGAAAGAGCGAATGGCGAAATTTCTAGTTAACTCAATTCGCGCCTATGAATTTTTTGATTTAAAGTGGCACCTGCCTTTATGGGATAAAGAGTTAGCTGAGTTTTTTTTGGCATTGCCCAAAAAGTACAGACAGAATCAATCCTTATATAGAAAGTATATTGAAACACTTTTCCCTGATATTAAAATTAATATAAAAAAAGTCCCTAAGCTTTACTGGATGAGGGATATTAAGTTTAAAAGGTATTGTCTGCTTGAGTTGATTAGAATGTTAAAATTAAGTCTATATTTTAGTGATTTTACTAAACCAGATCGACGGACAATCCACAAGTTAAATTTAGTCCGTTTTATAAAATTTTTGGAAAAATGA
- a CDS encoding response regulator — protein sequence METRLSDLIEDLNDGFCSIRIDGDLIYANQSAKKLLKISDDSSINIFTDVIRNKALTQSIKREIEKSKGLKDIECDLYDYENKKFPVILTVNSIKDIDDSIVGMALLFKDMSALKEMHNQLLQAQKMESIGMLASGIAHEFNNLLSGILPNAELIKMTIEDGSANFSRADAIHKSAQRAGNIVKQLLSFARHDHIDDDVSLNLNRAVSETLEIMSKLFGKEIIVKNKLPINLPLIKIDPTRIQQIIMNLAINARDALEGSGTITFSAKPVTIDIRNGNGLSAGQYVMLSVEDNGKGISRENIEKIFDPFFTTKEPGKGTGLGLSTIYGIIKNLQGDIKVFSDENKGTRFDLYFPESHSKETKNEKVDDISTNKKNKTILIVDDERVIREMAKDMLSYIGYKTICESSALNAITRFKKEKNKIDLVIIDLIMPKMNGVNCYHEIRKISKNVPVIITSGVGEANKRSDMLQMGAAEYLQKPYDVKTFSEIFDKIFSEN from the coding sequence ATGGAAACTCGCTTATCTGATTTAATAGAAGATTTAAATGACGGTTTCTGTTCTATACGAATAGATGGTGATCTTATTTACGCCAACCAGAGTGCTAAGAAGTTGTTAAAAATTTCTGATGATTCTTCCATTAATATTTTTACAGATGTAATTAGAAATAAGGCATTAACCCAATCTATTAAAAGAGAAATTGAAAAAAGTAAAGGGTTAAAAGATATTGAATGTGATCTTTACGACTATGAAAACAAAAAATTCCCCGTTATCCTTACTGTAAATTCTATAAAAGATATTGATGATTCAATTGTTGGGATGGCTTTATTGTTTAAAGACATGTCGGCATTAAAGGAAATGCATAATCAGTTATTGCAAGCGCAAAAAATGGAAAGTATTGGTATGCTGGCTAGTGGGATTGCCCATGAGTTTAACAATCTACTTTCCGGCATATTGCCAAATGCTGAACTAATTAAAATGACAATTGAAGATGGTTCTGCAAACTTCTCGCGCGCTGATGCAATTCACAAATCAGCTCAAAGAGCCGGCAACATAGTTAAGCAACTATTAAGTTTTGCCAGGCACGACCACATTGATGATGATGTTTCACTGAACTTAAACAGAGCTGTTTCTGAAACCCTTGAAATAATGAGTAAGTTATTTGGAAAAGAAATAATTGTTAAAAATAAATTACCCATCAACCTGCCTCTAATAAAAATTGATCCTACGCGAATACAACAAATTATTATGAATTTAGCAATTAATGCGCGCGATGCTTTAGAAGGATCCGGAACAATTACCTTTTCAGCAAAACCTGTTACTATCGATATCCGTAATGGAAATGGGCTGTCGGCTGGCCAATATGTTATGCTGTCGGTTGAAGATAATGGCAAAGGTATTTCCAGAGAAAATATCGAAAAAATATTTGACCCATTTTTCACAACAAAAGAACCGGGGAAAGGAACCGGGCTCGGACTTTCAACAATTTATGGAATAATAAAAAATTTACAGGGTGATATAAAAGTGTTTTCTGATGAAAACAAAGGAACCCGGTTTGATCTGTATTTTCCGGAAAGCCATTCGAAAGAAACAAAAAATGAAAAAGTTGACGATATATCTACAAACAAAAAGAACAAAACTATCCTAATAGTTGATGATGAAAGGGTAATACGCGAAATGGCCAAAGACATGCTTTCATATATCGGCTATAAAACTATTTGTGAAAGTAGTGCTCTAAATGCTATTACTCGTTTCAAAAAAGAAAAGAATAAAATCGATTTAGTAATTATCGATCTAATCATGCCTAAAATGAACGGCGTTAATTGTTATCACGAAATAAGAAAAATCAGCAAAAATGTACCTGTAATAATTACTTCTGGAGTTGGTGAGGCGAATAAAAGATCTGATATGTTACAAATGGGCGCTGCAGAATATTTACAAAAACCTTACGATGTAAAAACATTTTCTGAAATATTTGATAAGATTTTTTCAGAAAACTAA
- a CDS encoding DUF5050 domain-containing protein: MYRLLISFITVFFLVSCENQNPVDNDSSNSKGELSFSIDMTQAPNEVVKLRGALSRSDHDTIFFDFEMNDSAAVAKVDDLIAGIWLLSVEALNEENQIIYNGSTEVSVLSSQTTTVYLHLEPTTGTLKVIVTWGDKDLKQQILFVGQHHTAQTIYDEWRVLSMYIDGTGFKEITAGTYPIWTTDRSFFIFRYDINSIARFDFVANKAEIIGSTPNHVNFFRYMESTNRIVCDYKKDNGYWDIGHMNIDGSDFQKIVEDESTKKRPVPKPFSDWIYYSGNITGNFQIYKVKIDGTMNEQVTFGLTNASFPSFNKDGSKLLFSEKLENEYALKIIDLDSNSITTFDFSSIGEAIYPIFSEDDNYIIYVQVVGPTYFDREVFRMKSDGTEKTQITFTDQFKDYVRPVSW; the protein is encoded by the coding sequence ATGTATAGACTTCTAATAAGTTTTATAACTGTTTTTTTTCTGGTTTCATGTGAGAATCAGAATCCAGTAGATAATGATTCATCAAACTCAAAAGGTGAGCTTTCTTTTTCAATTGATATGACCCAAGCCCCGAATGAAGTGGTTAAACTGCGAGGGGCATTATCCCGCTCAGATCACGATACAATATTTTTTGATTTTGAAATGAATGACAGTGCAGCTGTTGCAAAAGTTGACGATTTAATTGCCGGTATATGGCTCCTTTCAGTGGAGGCACTTAATGAAGAGAATCAGATAATTTACAATGGCAGCACTGAAGTATCTGTTCTATCTAGTCAAACAACTACAGTTTATCTACACCTTGAACCAACTACTGGAACCCTAAAGGTTATAGTAACATGGGGAGACAAAGATTTAAAACAACAAATTTTATTTGTCGGTCAGCATCATACTGCGCAAACAATATACGATGAATGGCGGGTTTTAAGTATGTACATTGATGGGACTGGATTTAAAGAAATTACTGCTGGCACATATCCTATATGGACGACAGATAGAAGTTTTTTTATTTTCAGGTACGATATAAATAGTATTGCCCGTTTCGATTTTGTAGCTAATAAAGCAGAAATAATCGGATCTACTCCAAATCATGTAAACTTCTTTCGATATATGGAGTCTACGAATCGGATAGTTTGTGACTACAAAAAAGATAATGGATACTGGGATATTGGTCATATGAATATTGATGGCTCCGATTTTCAAAAAATTGTTGAAGATGAGTCAACAAAAAAAAGACCTGTACCAAAACCGTTTTCCGATTGGATTTATTATTCTGGGAACATAACAGGAAATTTTCAAATATATAAGGTAAAAATCGATGGTACGATGAATGAACAAGTTACGTTTGGATTAACAAATGCATCTTTTCCTTCTTTTAATAAAGATGGTTCTAAACTTCTTTTCTCCGAGAAACTGGAAAATGAATATGCTTTAAAAATCATCGATTTAGATTCAAACTCAATTACAACGTTTGATTTTAGCAGCATCGGTGAAGCCATTTACCCAATATTTTCTGAAGATGACAATTATATCATCTATGTTCAAGTTGTGGGACCTACATATTTTGATCGCGAGGTTTTTCGAATGAAAAGTGATGGAACAGAAAAAACCCAAATCACCTTTACAGATCAGTTCAAAGATTACGTAAGACCAGTTAGCTGGTAA
- a CDS encoding sulfotransferase codes for MKNFKIDLLSKIAKYSAFALKGADYFLSKPIINDEKKILFIVGVPRSGSTILYQVLTNYLDVLYFDNLAHLFNRNLLFGMWLSNKKFKSGPHNCYRSIHGSTMDWGLHAPSEAGPFWRRMLPGKDHFLTNEEIETLKSEKIKNNLDPLMAKYRKPLIIKNLVLSQRLKIVAKLYPQAKIVFLKRNPLDNAKSIYKARQSLAVKKGEWWSVKPKNYKDLLALDEPELVVKQIYYIEKQIMEDLSLFPEKNISFLQYDECLSDGFKKTVINIKETLGAVNFKTDYKQMEIEPRKSTEVTELSSRLNEEIGKLDWVNYGN; via the coding sequence ATGAAAAACTTTAAGATTGATTTATTATCAAAAATTGCAAAATATTCAGCTTTTGCATTAAAAGGTGCGGACTATTTTTTATCCAAACCTATTATTAATGATGAAAAAAAGATACTGTTTATAGTTGGAGTTCCAAGAAGTGGTTCTACAATTTTGTATCAGGTTTTAACAAACTATTTGGATGTTCTGTACTTTGATAATCTGGCACACCTTTTTAATAGAAACCTTCTTTTTGGTATGTGGCTTAGCAATAAAAAATTTAAAAGCGGACCTCATAACTGCTATCGTTCTATTCATGGAAGTACAATGGATTGGGGCTTACATGCGCCAAGTGAAGCTGGTCCATTTTGGAGGAGGATGTTGCCAGGGAAAGATCATTTTCTTACAAATGAAGAGATTGAAACGCTAAAATCAGAAAAAATTAAAAATAATTTGGATCCTTTGATGGCTAAATATCGAAAGCCATTGATAATTAAAAATCTTGTTTTAAGCCAAAGGTTAAAAATAGTAGCAAAATTATATCCACAGGCAAAAATTGTTTTTTTAAAACGGAATCCTTTGGATAATGCGAAATCAATTTATAAGGCACGCCAATCTTTGGCAGTTAAAAAAGGGGAGTGGTGGTCTGTAAAGCCAAAAAACTACAAAGATCTACTTGCCCTAGATGAACCGGAGCTTGTAGTAAAACAGATTTATTATATTGAAAAGCAAATTATGGAAGATTTATCTTTGTTTCCTGAAAAGAACATTTCATTTTTACAATATGATGAGTGTTTATCAGACGGGTTTAAGAAAACAGTCATAAATATAAAGGAAACTTTGGGGGCTGTAAATTTTAAAACTGATTACAAACAAATGGAAATTGAACCGAGGAAAAGTACAGAAGTTACTGAACTTTCCTCCAGGCTAAATGAGGAAATTGGCAAATTGGACTGGGTAAATTATGGCAACTAA
- a CDS encoding GNAT family N-acetyltransferase, with protein MATKKERYQKFCLENEVPIFMNPWWLDAVCENNKWDCVLVEKGGKVIAAMPYMLKKKGLFTFIGMPKLTPYLGPWVVFQPNQNYTKRLSYEKKTYIELIKQLPKFDKYNQSFYPSFKNWLPFYWKKFQQTTRYTYTIDTAKKEDVFKEFQDKTRWEINKASKLLKIYVPDDIDDFYNLIIQTFKRQNMPTPYSYSFLKKLDDILDQHKSKMVLLAKDTKGFIHAGVYLIWDNNMIYYLIGGSNPDFRKSGAASMLIWKGIKYAIEHDKIFNFEGSMHESIEKNFRAFGAIQTPYFKITKYNSFLLKLKRLFNK; from the coding sequence ATGGCAACTAAAAAGGAACGTTATCAAAAATTTTGTCTGGAAAATGAGGTCCCAATTTTTATGAATCCATGGTGGTTGGATGCGGTTTGTGAAAATAATAAATGGGATTGTGTTCTTGTGGAAAAAGGTGGAAAAGTAATTGCAGCAATGCCATATATGCTAAAAAAGAAGGGCTTGTTTACTTTCATCGGGATGCCCAAATTAACTCCTTACCTCGGTCCTTGGGTTGTTTTTCAACCAAATCAGAACTATACAAAGCGTTTGAGCTATGAAAAGAAAACATATATTGAACTGATTAAGCAACTCCCAAAATTTGACAAATATAATCAAAGTTTTTATCCGTCATTTAAAAATTGGTTGCCTTTTTATTGGAAAAAATTTCAGCAAACTACACGGTATACATATACTATTGACACAGCTAAAAAGGAAGATGTGTTTAAAGAATTTCAAGATAAAACAAGATGGGAAATTAATAAAGCCTCAAAGCTTTTAAAAATTTATGTTCCAGATGACATTGATGATTTCTACAATCTAATCATACAAACTTTCAAACGCCAAAATATGCCCACCCCATATAGTTATTCATTTCTAAAAAAACTCGACGATATACTTGATCAACACAAAAGTAAAATGGTTTTGTTGGCAAAGGATACTAAAGGTTTTATTCATGCAGGTGTATATTTAATTTGGGATAATAATATGATTTACTATCTAATAGGCGGAAGTAATCCGGATTTTAGAAAAAGTGGTGCGGCATCAATGTTAATTTGGAAGGGAATTAAATATGCAATTGAGCATGATAAAATATTTAATTTTGAAGGAAGCATGCATGAGTCAATAGAGAAAAACTTTAGGGCATTCGGAGCCATCCAAACACCCTATTTTAAAATAACAAAATATAATTCATTTCTTTTGAAGCTTAAAAGGCTTTTTAACAAATAA
- a CDS encoding DegT/DnrJ/EryC1/StrS family aminotransferase, producing the protein MKTTINNVPLLDLKAQYDTLRKEIEPAVKEVMESQYFIGGPRLKEFENNIAEYCQSKFALGVSSGTDALLLALMALDIEPGDEVIVPVYSFFATAGCVSRIGAKPVFVDIDPETYNIDPQKLESAITPKTKVIIPVHLYGQLANMNAIMDIARKNNLYVIEDAAQAIGSENDKGERAGTFGDIGCFSFFPSKNLGGFGDGGLVTTKDEELFKKMDYLKNHGAYPKYYHKLIGGNFRLDSLQAVVLDIKLKYLDSWTAGRQENAEYYIQEIENRGLTKYITTPFSVDGYRHIYNQFILKCENRDGLIKHLRELNVGCEIYYPVTFNNQECFTYLGYEKGTFPVAENAADSTIAIPVYPELTDEQKNYILDGIEEFYK; encoded by the coding sequence ATGAAAACAACTATTAATAATGTTCCATTGTTAGACCTGAAAGCGCAATACGATACTTTGAGGAAGGAAATTGAACCTGCAGTTAAAGAGGTTATGGAGTCACAATATTTTATTGGCGGACCCCGTTTAAAAGAGTTCGAAAATAATATTGCAGAATATTGTCAGTCAAAATTTGCGCTGGGTGTTTCTTCAGGAACAGATGCATTGCTTTTAGCTTTGATGGCGTTGGATATTGAACCCGGTGATGAAGTTATTGTCCCGGTTTATTCATTTTTTGCAACAGCCGGATGTGTCTCAAGGATTGGGGCAAAACCAGTATTTGTGGATATTGATCCGGAAACATATAACATCGATCCGCAAAAACTTGAGAGTGCAATAACACCAAAAACCAAAGTAATTATTCCGGTCCATTTGTATGGCCAGCTGGCAAATATGAACGCTATTATGGATATTGCCCGTAAAAACAATCTTTATGTTATTGAAGATGCTGCCCAGGCAATTGGATCTGAAAATGATAAAGGTGAGCGCGCTGGTACTTTTGGAGATATTGGCTGTTTTTCTTTTTTCCCAAGTAAAAATTTGGGCGGATTTGGAGATGGTGGACTTGTAACAACTAAGGATGAAGAATTGTTTAAGAAAATGGATTACCTGAAAAACCATGGGGCGTATCCAAAATATTATCATAAACTTATCGGTGGTAATTTTAGACTGGATTCATTGCAAGCGGTCGTTTTAGATATAAAATTAAAATATCTTGATAGCTGGACAGCCGGGAGACAAGAAAATGCAGAATATTACATTCAGGAAATAGAAAACAGAGGACTTACTAAGTATATAACCACACCTTTTTCTGTCGATGGTTATAGACATATCTACAATCAGTTTATTCTAAAATGTGAAAACCGTGATGGCTTAATAAAGCATTTACGGGAATTGAATGTGGGATGTGAAATCTACTATCCGGTAACTTTTAATAACCAGGAATGTTTCACATATCTCGGATATGAAAAAGGAACTTTTCCTGTGGCTGAGAATGCAGCAGATTCTACAATTGCAATTCCGGTTTATCCTGAACTGACGGATGAACAAAAGAATTACATCTTAGACGGAATAGAAGAATTTTATAAGTAA
- a CDS encoding glycosyltransferase family 4 protein, with protein sequence MNKDKVKVGMILERDFPPDDRPEKEALSLIAEGYEVHMLCFTWQDRPTKENYKGIKITRFPINRTLYKKLSPTYLAFPIYKYVWKQHIENFVKDNNLDIIHIHDLPMTDIVHQMALKYGCKVVCDQHEYWSDWIVKTAHYNSIPGKIIKALGNWKKYEKQNLKKADLVITVTDPLKENYITEVGIDPQKLITVPNTPTRTIFRKENVDPAIVEKYKNDFVIFYAGAMDILRGLDVVIDALSKLEKHIPNIKFLVAGRFSNRFNAIDIAKEKGVEHLLEYIGWLDVEQLPSYIAAAKVCVFTPHATRDEINKTIATKIYQYLAMHKPIITSQAKMMHDFVVDNQIGFAIDSEDKNAFADCLIGLAENYGQNSKSIEQKSKQLIETQNIFWDQTVKDMIEAYARLVAS encoded by the coding sequence ATGAATAAAGATAAAGTAAAAGTTGGTATGATCCTCGAGCGGGATTTTCCCCCTGACGACCGCCCGGAAAAAGAAGCGCTTAGCTTGATAGCAGAGGGTTATGAAGTCCACATGTTGTGTTTCACCTGGCAGGACCGACCTACAAAAGAAAACTACAAAGGTATTAAAATTACTCGTTTTCCAATAAACCGGACATTATACAAAAAATTAAGCCCAACTTATCTTGCGTTTCCAATTTATAAATATGTCTGGAAACAGCATATTGAAAATTTTGTTAAGGATAACAATCTTGACATAATTCATATTCATGACTTACCCATGACCGATATAGTTCATCAGATGGCGCTAAAATACGGTTGCAAGGTTGTTTGTGATCAACATGAATATTGGAGCGATTGGATTGTAAAGACAGCGCATTATAATTCCATTCCCGGGAAAATAATTAAGGCACTTGGCAATTGGAAAAAGTACGAAAAACAAAACTTGAAAAAAGCTGACCTTGTAATAACCGTTACCGATCCGCTTAAAGAAAACTATATAACAGAAGTAGGAATCGATCCTCAAAAATTAATCACTGTCCCAAACACGCCGACCCGAACAATTTTTAGGAAGGAAAACGTTGATCCCGCAATTGTTGAAAAGTATAAAAATGATTTTGTGATTTTTTATGCCGGGGCAATGGATATTTTGCGGGGCCTTGATGTTGTAATTGATGCATTATCAAAATTGGAAAAACATATCCCGAATATAAAATTTTTAGTAGCCGGAAGGTTTAGCAATAGGTTTAACGCGATCGATATAGCCAAAGAAAAAGGGGTTGAGCACCTGCTGGAATATATCGGTTGGTTGGATGTTGAACAATTGCCATCCTATATCGCTGCTGCGAAAGTGTGCGTTTTTACACCACATGCCACTCGCGATGAAATCAACAAAACAATCGCCACCAAAATTTATCAGTACCTGGCAATGCACAAACCAATCATTACAAGCCAGGCAAAAATGATGCATGATTTTGTTGTTGATAACCAAATTGGTTTTGCCATTGACAGCGAAGATAAAAATGCATTTGCGGATTGCCTTATTGGCTTGGCGGAAAATTATGGGCAGAATTCAAAATCCATTGAGCAAAAAAGCAAGCAACTTATCGAAACTCAAAATATTTTTTGGGATCAGACTGTAAAAGATATGATCGAAGCCTATGCACGATTGGTGGCGTCATGA